From Ictalurus punctatus breed USDA103 chromosome 26, Coco_2.0, whole genome shotgun sequence:
ttaatatataataatatataatgagTCTTGGCCAGTAGCGCTCTGGATTTTCTGTCCGGTTTTTTAGATCAAATATTatcttacattatattatattacattagattatatcattttatatattgttCTCCATGCactagatttattattatttccacatTTCTATCCATTTAAATAGCGGGCTGTGCTCGGTACTGGTTTTCCATCTTGTACCGGGCCGAACCCCGTGACGGTaaagaattgtttttatttctgcaaCCCGGAGTTCCAGAGGAGAGAAGTGAAGCTGTAAGATAACCCAGTGTTTTATGGGGCTCAGGATAATGACCTCTAATCACCTCTTTCATGTGTCATGTTTCAGGAGCTCTTGGGAATAAATGGAGTGTGACATACAGCAAACTAAATCTCTGTGCTTTAAAAGGATCTACAGTGTTTATGAACGTCACGTACACACATCCAACAGGTCTTAATGTGACGAACAGGTTTTGGTTAATAAACCCAATTAAGGGTAAAGAACCGACTGATCTGCGTAATGAATCAGGTTACTCAGACAGAGTGGAGTATTTAGGAGATGAACAGAGACACTTCTCCCTCAGACTGAGTGACGTGAAGAAATCAGATGAACACACGTACTGCTTCAGAATCATAACAAATAAAACAGGAGAAAGATACGTGGGTCATCCTGGAGTCATACTCACTGTTACAGGTAAATAAAATCATCTTATTTTCTACATCTATCACTCTGAACATAATCTCTCTTTAGATACAGGAGAGTCAGAGTTTTGAAGCGGATTAATGAAGATCTCTAACATGTtctttataaattaaattgaacaaTAGGTGCTTGTGGTAAAAGCGACTAGTCTCCAGAGTTGAGAAGGTTATTAACACtgaatataaaactgaaatgattatCATTAGATagaaaaacactgtgagagAGCAGAGTTTAAAAGTAGACACTTTACTGTCTTCAGGACAGCTTTCCTGATTGAATGTTTCTCTCGGTGTGTAAGATCTTCAGGTGATCGCTCCTGCAGAAGTGACAGAGGGACAATCAGTCGTTCTGATCTGTAAAACCACCTGCAGTCTGACTGATCCAACATTCATCTGGTACAAAAACAGACGTGATTTAACCACAAACACCCCCAAGAGCAATGAACTCCACCTGCAGCCGGTCAGCAGTGAGGATGCAGGCAGTTATAGCTGTGCTGTAAGAGGATATGAACATCTCCCCTCTCCTGCTCAAACCATCAGAGTCAGATGTGAGCTTTATTTACCttcttatatattttataactcAATAGATCATAAATCACTTCATATTTACAGAAATTAAGGCAAAAATGTAATGACATTGAATTGCCTTCACTGTCATTGTAAgacatgaaaatgtttattatattagcattaaaaaagaaacacacacacacacacacacacacacacacacacacacacacacacacacacacacacaggtgctaaTAACTTTAAACATTTAGGAATAATGAATCTATACAGAATTGGATGTTGACCATGTGAAGGGAAAATACGAGCACACACAGGCATGATAACAAGAAGGTGTCCCAGAATTATTACAGTATAAAAAGATTCTCAGATTTATGACTCTATTGTGCAGTGAAGTGGGTTTTATATTCATTAGGAGCCAGacataatgttaaataaaagcactGAGATGAGCTGAAAATTATATTCAAGAACTGATGAAAGATAAATTTACACTGCTTATGGCCTTGAACTGCTTTCATCATTCTCATCATGGAACTCTCTAGATCCTCCAAAGAACGTCTCAGTGTCCATCAGCTCCTCTGGTGAAGTAGTGGCGGGCAGTTCAGTGACTCTGACCTGCAGCAGTGATGCTAACCCACCTGTGGAGAACTACACCTGGTTTAAGGGGACAACATCAGTAGGAAAAGGAAATACCTACACCATCTCCAAGATCAGCTCTGAGGACAGTGGAGAGTACAAGTGCAAGTGCAGTAATGAAGTCGGACATCAGGACTCCATCAGTGTAACTCTGAATGTTCTGTGTAAGTTAAAGCTGAAGATCTCCTCACAGTTAATAAGAGATAAAACTCTCATAGATTTACTTTAAAGTTTCACTTTCCTACCCATTTTAGATCCTCCAAAGAACGTCTCAGTGTCCATCAGCTCCTCTGGTGAAGTAGTGGAGGGCAGTTCAGTGACTCTGACCTGCAGCAGTGATGCTAACCCACTTGTGGAGAACTACACCTGGTTTAAGGGGACGACATCAGTAGGAAAAGAAAAGACCTACACCATCTCCAAGATCAGATCTGAGGACAGTGGAGAGTACAAGTGCAACTGCAGTAATGACGTCGGACATCAGGACTCCATCAGTGTAACTCTGAATGTTCTGTGTAAGTTAAAGCTGAAGATCTCCTCACAGTTAATAAGAGATAAAACTCTCATAGATTTACTTTAAAGTTTCACTTTCCTACTTATTTTAGATTCTCCAAAGAACGTCTCAGTGTCCCTCAGCTCCTCTGGTGAAATAGTGGAGGGCAATTCAGTGACTCTGACCTGCAGCAGTGATGCTAACCCACCTGTGAAGAACTACACCTGGTTTAAGGGGACAACATCAGTAGGAAAAGGAAATACCTACAACATCTCCAAGATCAGTTCTGAGGACAGTGGACAGTACAAGTGCAACTGCAGTAATGAAGTCGGACATCAGGACTCCATCAGTGTAACTCTGAATGTTCTGTGTAAGTTAAAGCTGAAGATCTCACGGTTAATAAGAGATAAAACCGTCATAGATTTACTTTAAAGTTTCACTTTCCTACCCATTTTAGATCCTCCAAAGAACGTCTCAGTGTTCCTCAACTCCTCTGGTGAAATAGTGGAGGGCAGTTCAGTGACTCTGACCTGCAGCAGTGATGCTAACCCACCTGTGGAGAACTACACCTGGTTTAAGGAGAATGAATCGTCACCTGTAGGATCTGGACAGAGTTACGGAGCACTACAGAGTGGACAGTACTACTGCGAGGCTCAGAATCAACACGGCTCTGAGAGATCAGCTGCAGTGTCCGTCACTTTAAACAGTAAGAGCGATGATGTAAATCTATAAATCAGAATCACACtgataaatatttaacactgattCATTATCACATCATCGTCCACACAGGGGTTCAGAGCTTAGGTGTGTACGCAGGTGTTGGggctgttgtgtttgtgtgtgtttgtctcatCATCACCTTCCTGTTTATAAGGTAAGAAAATACAAGattttttcatcttcatttaaaaattggAGTGAGtttatatttagaatttttaCTGAATTTTCTGCATGTTTGAATATTTTTCCACTTAACACGCATATTTTTAACTGAGTAACTTTTATGTAAACTATATGAAAAAATGTGAACTGAAATAGATTTGAGCCTGTGAGagaatacaaagacattctattcaattgtgtgcttccaacctTGTGGGTAGAGTTTGTGGAAGAACCACAcattggtgtgatggtcataCTTTTGACCACATTGCGTATGTTTCGTGTTTAATAGTTCACTCTtgatattttgttgttgttgttgttgtttgattcaacaggaaaaagaaaagaattgatTCAACAGTAGACCAAAGTTTTAAACAGGTAAATAATGTACAGATAATTGTTGAGAAGTGTATCTGCACTGTCATTTAAAAACTTCACCGTGTTTTTATTATAGTGAAATAACTCACGGGGTGATGAGTCACTGTTTCCACCACAATGGTGATTAATTTCCTCAAACAGTATGTGcgttttgtgttgtatttattttatttttacttataaaACAGCGATTTACCAGTGACTGCACTGCCTCTGCCACTCGATCCTTCTGTGCTTACATCTGACATTCTCATAAGCAAAAAATCTCCAGAACAAGTTTTGGGTGTTTGtcggatttatatggaattaccATTATAAGCAGCAGATGAAATGATTACATTTGGAATGGATCCAAACAAGGTCATGGTCACATCAAGGTCAAATCTCAGAAATATGTTTTCATCAATAGCTTCCTTCTTGTTTGAAGAATATTTCATACATATTTCAGGCATATAAATTAGGAACAAGAATGGCTGGGTTAGATGGTGGTGCCGACATCCCCTGttctgcttgtttatttattcatgtatcaCACTTCATACTAttgtctgtttatagttacatttaatgttgtgagaCATCTGTaaaacaggtta
This genomic window contains:
- the LOC124626041 gene encoding B-cell receptor CD22, which codes for MRVEKAPIFPVMMFLKMASPLHLVFLFMISGALGNKWSVTYSKLNLCALKGSTVFMNVTYTHPTGLNVTNRFWLINPIKGKEPTDLRNESGYSDRVEYLGDEQRHFSLRLSDVKKSDEHTYCFRIITNKTGERYVGHPGVILTVTDLQVIAPAEVTEGQSVVLICKTTCSLTDPTFIWYKNRRDLTTNTPKSNELHLQPVSSEDAGSYSCAVRGYEHLPSPAQTIRVRYPPKNVSVSISSSGEVVAGSSVTLTCSSDANPPVENYTWFKGTTSVGKGNTYTISKISSEDSGEYKCKCSNEVGHQDSISVTLNVLYPPKNVSVSISSSGEVVEGSSVTLTCSSDANPLVENYTWFKGTTSVGKEKTYTISKIRSEDSGEYKCNCSNDVGHQDSISVTLNVLYSPKNVSVSLSSSGEIVEGNSVTLTCSSDANPPVKNYTWFKGTTSVGKGNTYNISKISSEDSGQYKCNCSNEVGHQDSISVTLNVLYPPKNVSVFLNSSGEIVEGSSVTLTCSSDANPPVENYTWFKENESSPVGSGQSYGALQSGQYYCEAQNQHGSERSAAVSVTLNRVQSLGVYAGVGAVVFVCVCLIITFLFIRKKKRIDSTVDQSFKQDDLYANVAVTNPIATASASASANPDEVLYASVVRRSAIDPGNTESSAVKASASEDDEVQYSSVRFTRKGADYRPSNDEDPTAIYSRVK